A single region of the Lathamus discolor isolate bLatDis1 chromosome 13, bLatDis1.hap1, whole genome shotgun sequence genome encodes:
- the NOG gene encoding noggin, which produces MDHSQCLVTIYAVVVLLGLRLEQGACQHYLHIRPAPSDNLPLVDLIEHPDPIFDPKEKDLNETLLRNLMGGHFDPNFMAVSLPEDRLGVDDLAELDLLLRQRPSGAMPSEIKGLEFYDGLQPGKKHRLSKKLRRKLQMWLWSQTFCPVLYTWNDLGSRFWPRYVKVGSCYSKRSCSVPEGMVCKPAKSVHLTILRWRCQRRGGQRCTWIPIQYPIIAECKCSC; this is translated from the coding sequence ATGGATCATTCCCAGTGCCTTGTGACTATATACGCCGTGGTGGTTCTGCTGGGTCTCCGGCTGGAGCAGGGCGCCTGCCAGCACTATCTGCACATCCGACCGGCTCCCAGCGACAACTTGCCCTTGGTGGATCTAATCGAGCACCCGGACCCTATCTTTGACCCAAAGGAGAAGGATCTTAACGAGACCTTGCTAAGGAACCTCATGGGCGGACACTTCGACCCTAACTTTATGGCTGTTTCCTTGCCCGAGGACCGGCTCGGAGTGGACGATCTAGCTGAGCTGGACTTGCTGCTCAGGCAGAGACCCTCGGGAGCGATGCCCAGCGAAATCAAAGGGCTGGAGTTTTACGACGGGCTGCAGCCGGGCAAGAAGCACAGGCTGAGCAAGAAGCTGCGCAGGAAGCTGCAGATGTGGCTCTGGTCCCAGACCTTCTGCCCGGTCCTATACACGTGGAACGATCTCGGCAGCCGCTTTTGGCCCCGGTACGTCAAAGTGGGCAGCTGCTACAGTAAACGGTCTTGTTCAGTCCCAGAAGGCATGGTCTGCAAACCTGCCAAGTCCGTGCATCTGACGATCCTGAGGTGGCGGTGCCAGCGCCGGGGCGGGCAGCGGTGCACATGGATCCCGATCCAGTATCCCATCATCGCGGAGTGCAAGTGCTCCTGCTAG